A stretch of Hoplias malabaricus isolate fHopMal1 chromosome 10, fHopMal1.hap1, whole genome shotgun sequence DNA encodes these proteins:
- the LOC136708314 gene encoding CREB-regulated transcription coactivator 2-like isoform X2, protein MSAASAGGCGPGPGAGPGPGASNPRKFSEKIALHTQRQAEETAAFQEVMMDITSTRIQAQKVRLARTQGPYYSGSLPNVNQIGRNAPDFQGPFHSNLDSSRSTRHHGLVERVHRDRRFVSPSRPYRRQMDSSHCNSAYLSPPPDPSWRRTNSDSALHTSVMNPPTGDPFSMGHTLTPQGRRTGLTEGEGQRMFPYPVPPIEENVLDEGKLLKPWDAKKLPMLTSRPKSCEVPGITIFPSPDQQSSAPHVPSVLNTGGSLPDLSSLHFPSPLPTPLDPDEPGFPSLSGGNSTGNLASTLTQLGINTTNAFHSPGLLSSLQGTLSNPSLQSSLSNPNIQSSLSSHSFPNSLSSTSLQSSLSNPSLQSSLSSSPSLQSSLSNQSLQSSLSNSSLSGQSLQSANSAVTGSGSCLSSYPSLLPGQVQSQMSTSPRRRAQLTPLNLPIGPESRRHLSKQFSPTISPTLSAITQGVPLDTSKLLMDQRLPPYPYSQSQQAQCTDTQRNCSSPQTAQPAVHQQQLQPQQQQPGQQSQRHTHSHAHTHRTQTQVPSQVMQLQLQNMQNLRKTQNLQLHQGRQGSHLPAQLQQNQNRSSSVDTQGPVNSQNVHEPETQTQVTSQADEQPAQQVQQNQSLPQLQQISQSLASDLGLYNESLLLNSLLDDPYLGLQLTGRQNQNMSQQFNMDSQECLPFNHNLGSGSIGKCQDGSYSSHQGVLDLLESTEQQFLNPNQNYGGGRHAVPNIILTGDSPPGLSKEITNALSGVPGFEMDPFCSDDPLRMDPLALDGLGMLTDGDLLADPTVEDSFRSDRLK, encoded by the exons ATGTCCGCCGCGAGTGCTGGGGGTTGCGGACCCGGGCCAGGTGCAGGTCCTGGACCCGGTGCCTCCAACCCTCGTAAATTCAGCGAGAAAATAGCGCTTCACACTCAGAGACAAGCCGAGGAGACGGCCGCTTTCCAGGAGGTTATGATGGATATTACCTCGACCAGG ATTCAGGCTCAGAAGGTGCGGCTGGCTAGAACACAGGGCCCTTACTATAGTGGCTCTTTACCAAACGTCAATCAGATCGGCAGGAATGCCCCTGACTTCCAG GGCCCCTTCCACTCTAACCTGGACTCAAGTCGATCAACAAGGCACCATGGGTTGGTAGAGAGAGTCCACAGAGACAGACGCTTCGTCTCTCCCAGCCGGCCATACAGGAGACAA ATGGACAGCTCTCATTGCAACTCTGCTTACCTCTCGCCACCCCCTGACCCCAGCTGGAGAAG aaCGAACTCGGACTCTGCACTGCACACCAGTGTGATGAATCCACCCACCGGAGATCCGTTTAGCATGGGACACACCCTAACACCCCAGGGGAGACGCACTG GTTTGACTGAGGGTGAGGGACAGAGAA TGTTCCCATACCCTGTCCCTCCCATAGAGGAGAATGTGTTAGATGAAGGAAAACTCCTGAAACCATGGGATGCAAAGAAG TTACCTATGCTGACCTCACGACCAAAATCTTGTGAAGTCCCTGGAATCAC TATATTCCCCTCACCAGACCAGCAATCCAGTGCCCCTCATGTCCCATCTGTTCTGAATACTGGGGGTTCCTTGCCTGATTTGTCCAGTCTGCATTTCCCATCCCCACTGCCAACACCACTTGACCCAGACGAACCTGGCTTTCCCTCCCTCAGCGGAGGAAACAGCACTGGCAATCTGGCTTCCACCCTTACCCAACTCGGCATCAACACCACCAATGCCTTCCATTCTCCAG gtctcCTGTCCTCACTTCAGGGCACACTCAGTAATCCCTCCCTTCAGTCGTCACTTAGCAACCCAAATATCCAGTCATCTTTGAGCAGCCATTCTTTCCCCAACTCCCTTAGCTCCACCTCCCTGCAGTCATCACTTAGCAACCCTTCCCTGcagtcctctctcagctcctccccTTCTTTGCAGTCCTCTCTCAGCAACCAGTCCTTGCAGTCCTCACTGAGTAATTCTTCCCTAAGTGGACAGTCCCTCCAGTCAGCAAATAGTGCAGTGACTGGGTCAGGCTCCTGTTTGAGTTCGTACCCTTCACTATTACCTGGCCAGGTACAGTCGCAGATGAGCACTTCCCCCCGGAGACGAGCCCAGCTCACACCACTCAATCTGCCCATCGGCCCGGAGTCCCGCAGGCACCTCTCCAAACAGTTCTCACCTACTATATCCCCCACACTGTCTGCGATCACACAG GGTGTTCCACTAGATACCAGTAAGCTCTTGATGGACCAGAGATTACCGCCCTACCCCTACagtcagtcacagcaggcccagtgTACTGACACCCAAAGAAACTGCTCCTCACCACAGACTGCTCAGCCAGCAGTCCATCAGCAACAATTACAGCCACAGCAGCAACAACCGGGCCAGCAATCACAgcggcacacacactcacacgcacatacacatcGCACTCAGACCCAGGTGCCATCACAAGTCATGCAGTTACAACTGCAAAACATGCAGAACCTGCGCAAAACTCAGAATTTACAGTTGCACCAGGGACGGCAAGGTTCCCATCTCCCGGCACAATTGCAGCAGAATCAGAATCGTAGCAGTAGCGTAGACACGCAAGGGCCAGTGAACTCCCAGAATGTGCATGAgccagagacacagacacaggtcaCTAGCCAGGCAGATGAGCAGCCTGCACAGCAAGTACAGCAGAACCAGAGCCTCCCACAGCTTCAGCAGATCAGCCAGTCTCTCGCCAGTGACCTGGGGCTTTACAAC GAGTCTTTGTTGTTGAATTCTCTGCTGGATGATCCATACTTGGGCCTGCAGCTCACTGGCCGGCAAAACCAGAACATGTCTCAGCAG TTCAATATGGACTCTCAGGAGTGTTTACCTTTTAACCACAATCTGGGCTCTGGATCTATCGGTAAGTGTCAGGATGGATCCTACTCTAGTCACCAGGGGGTGCTAGATTTATTGGAGTCTACAGAGCAGCAATTCCTTAACCCGAATCAGAACTATGGAGGTGGACGGCATGCTGTCCCCAATATCATATTAACTG
- the LOC136708314 gene encoding CREB-regulated transcription coactivator 2-like isoform X1: MSAASAGGCGPGPGAGPGPGASNPRKFSEKIALHTQRQAEETAAFQEVMMDITSTRIQAQKVRLARTQGPYYSGSLPNVNQIGRNAPDFQGPFHSNLDSSRSTRHHGLVERVHRDRRFVSPSRPYRRQMDSSHCNSAYLSPPPDPSWRRNWSSHFSMDKNPLFRLPTTALNRTNSDSALHTSVMNPPTGDPFSMGHTLTPQGRRTGLTEGEGQRMFPYPVPPIEENVLDEGKLLKPWDAKKLPMLTSRPKSCEVPGITIFPSPDQQSSAPHVPSVLNTGGSLPDLSSLHFPSPLPTPLDPDEPGFPSLSGGNSTGNLASTLTQLGINTTNAFHSPGLLSSLQGTLSNPSLQSSLSNPNIQSSLSSHSFPNSLSSTSLQSSLSNPSLQSSLSSSPSLQSSLSNQSLQSSLSNSSLSGQSLQSANSAVTGSGSCLSSYPSLLPGQVQSQMSTSPRRRAQLTPLNLPIGPESRRHLSKQFSPTISPTLSAITQGVPLDTSKLLMDQRLPPYPYSQSQQAQCTDTQRNCSSPQTAQPAVHQQQLQPQQQQPGQQSQRHTHSHAHTHRTQTQVPSQVMQLQLQNMQNLRKTQNLQLHQGRQGSHLPAQLQQNQNRSSSVDTQGPVNSQNVHEPETQTQVTSQADEQPAQQVQQNQSLPQLQQISQSLASDLGLYNESLLLNSLLDDPYLGLQLTGRQNQNMSQQFNMDSQECLPFNHNLGSGSIGKCQDGSYSSHQGVLDLLESTEQQFLNPNQNYGGGRHAVPNIILTGDSPPGLSKEITNALSGVPGFEMDPFCSDDPLRMDPLALDGLGMLTDGDLLADPTVEDSFRSDRLK; this comes from the exons ATGTCCGCCGCGAGTGCTGGGGGTTGCGGACCCGGGCCAGGTGCAGGTCCTGGACCCGGTGCCTCCAACCCTCGTAAATTCAGCGAGAAAATAGCGCTTCACACTCAGAGACAAGCCGAGGAGACGGCCGCTTTCCAGGAGGTTATGATGGATATTACCTCGACCAGG ATTCAGGCTCAGAAGGTGCGGCTGGCTAGAACACAGGGCCCTTACTATAGTGGCTCTTTACCAAACGTCAATCAGATCGGCAGGAATGCCCCTGACTTCCAG GGCCCCTTCCACTCTAACCTGGACTCAAGTCGATCAACAAGGCACCATGGGTTGGTAGAGAGAGTCCACAGAGACAGACGCTTCGTCTCTCCCAGCCGGCCATACAGGAGACAA ATGGACAGCTCTCATTGCAACTCTGCTTACCTCTCGCCACCCCCTGACCCCAGCTGGAGAAG GAACTGGTCCAGTCATTTCTCCATGGACAAGAACCCGTTGTTCCGTCTTCCCACCACAGCACTCAACAG aaCGAACTCGGACTCTGCACTGCACACCAGTGTGATGAATCCACCCACCGGAGATCCGTTTAGCATGGGACACACCCTAACACCCCAGGGGAGACGCACTG GTTTGACTGAGGGTGAGGGACAGAGAA TGTTCCCATACCCTGTCCCTCCCATAGAGGAGAATGTGTTAGATGAAGGAAAACTCCTGAAACCATGGGATGCAAAGAAG TTACCTATGCTGACCTCACGACCAAAATCTTGTGAAGTCCCTGGAATCAC TATATTCCCCTCACCAGACCAGCAATCCAGTGCCCCTCATGTCCCATCTGTTCTGAATACTGGGGGTTCCTTGCCTGATTTGTCCAGTCTGCATTTCCCATCCCCACTGCCAACACCACTTGACCCAGACGAACCTGGCTTTCCCTCCCTCAGCGGAGGAAACAGCACTGGCAATCTGGCTTCCACCCTTACCCAACTCGGCATCAACACCACCAATGCCTTCCATTCTCCAG gtctcCTGTCCTCACTTCAGGGCACACTCAGTAATCCCTCCCTTCAGTCGTCACTTAGCAACCCAAATATCCAGTCATCTTTGAGCAGCCATTCTTTCCCCAACTCCCTTAGCTCCACCTCCCTGCAGTCATCACTTAGCAACCCTTCCCTGcagtcctctctcagctcctccccTTCTTTGCAGTCCTCTCTCAGCAACCAGTCCTTGCAGTCCTCACTGAGTAATTCTTCCCTAAGTGGACAGTCCCTCCAGTCAGCAAATAGTGCAGTGACTGGGTCAGGCTCCTGTTTGAGTTCGTACCCTTCACTATTACCTGGCCAGGTACAGTCGCAGATGAGCACTTCCCCCCGGAGACGAGCCCAGCTCACACCACTCAATCTGCCCATCGGCCCGGAGTCCCGCAGGCACCTCTCCAAACAGTTCTCACCTACTATATCCCCCACACTGTCTGCGATCACACAG GGTGTTCCACTAGATACCAGTAAGCTCTTGATGGACCAGAGATTACCGCCCTACCCCTACagtcagtcacagcaggcccagtgTACTGACACCCAAAGAAACTGCTCCTCACCACAGACTGCTCAGCCAGCAGTCCATCAGCAACAATTACAGCCACAGCAGCAACAACCGGGCCAGCAATCACAgcggcacacacactcacacgcacatacacatcGCACTCAGACCCAGGTGCCATCACAAGTCATGCAGTTACAACTGCAAAACATGCAGAACCTGCGCAAAACTCAGAATTTACAGTTGCACCAGGGACGGCAAGGTTCCCATCTCCCGGCACAATTGCAGCAGAATCAGAATCGTAGCAGTAGCGTAGACACGCAAGGGCCAGTGAACTCCCAGAATGTGCATGAgccagagacacagacacaggtcaCTAGCCAGGCAGATGAGCAGCCTGCACAGCAAGTACAGCAGAACCAGAGCCTCCCACAGCTTCAGCAGATCAGCCAGTCTCTCGCCAGTGACCTGGGGCTTTACAAC GAGTCTTTGTTGTTGAATTCTCTGCTGGATGATCCATACTTGGGCCTGCAGCTCACTGGCCGGCAAAACCAGAACATGTCTCAGCAG TTCAATATGGACTCTCAGGAGTGTTTACCTTTTAACCACAATCTGGGCTCTGGATCTATCGGTAAGTGTCAGGATGGATCCTACTCTAGTCACCAGGGGGTGCTAGATTTATTGGAGTCTACAGAGCAGCAATTCCTTAACCCGAATCAGAACTATGGAGGTGGACGGCATGCTGTCCCCAATATCATATTAACTG